One part of the Ignavibacteria bacterium genome encodes these proteins:
- a CDS encoding NAD-dependent epimerase/dehydratase family protein — protein sequence MRFLVTGGAGFLGINLVRYLLEKNEEVTSLDIAEFNYKDVTDKINVVRGDIRNKDDVKRAMQGVDIVVHTAAALPLYTKDDIYSTDVEGTRLLLATALEHGVKRFIHISSTAVYGIPDHHPIFESDRLEGVGPYGQAKIEAENECLKFREKGMCVPVLRPKSFIGPERLGVFALFYDWAKSGKGFPMIGKGNNRYQLLDVEDLCDAIYSCSELPENVVNDTFNIGAKEFTTMREDYQAVLDYAGFGKKIVGLPEKPVIFALKFLEFLKLSPLYKWVYETASKDSFVSIEKAERLLGFRPKYSNKDALIRNYKWYLDNLETFKGQSGVSHRVPWKQGVLKVAKQFF from the coding sequence ATGAGATTTCTTGTAACCGGCGGGGCCGGCTTTCTTGGTATTAACCTCGTGCGCTACCTTTTAGAGAAAAATGAGGAAGTAACTTCACTCGACATAGCGGAGTTTAACTACAAAGACGTTACGGATAAAATAAATGTAGTACGAGGGGACATCAGAAATAAAGATGACGTAAAACGCGCAATGCAGGGGGTTGATATTGTAGTTCACACTGCTGCCGCCCTGCCCCTTTATACAAAAGATGATATATATTCAACCGATGTAGAAGGAACAAGGCTCCTGCTTGCGACCGCCCTGGAACATGGCGTAAAGAGGTTCATACATATTTCATCTACCGCCGTCTACGGTATACCGGACCATCACCCGATTTTTGAAAGTGACAGGCTCGAAGGCGTCGGCCCGTACGGGCAGGCAAAGATTGAAGCTGAAAATGAATGCCTGAAGTTCCGTGAAAAAGGGATGTGCGTCCCGGTCCTCCGCCCGAAATCATTTATCGGACCCGAGCGACTGGGAGTGTTTGCGCTTTTTTACGACTGGGCCAAGAGCGGCAAGGGCTTCCCGATGATCGGTAAAGGAAATAACCGCTACCAGCTTCTGGACGTTGAAGACCTTTGCGACGCTATCTACAGCTGCTCGGAACTCCCTGAGAACGTTGTCAATGATACTTTTAATATAGGGGCAAAAGAGTTTACAACCATGAGGGAAGACTATCAGGCGGTGCTGGATTATGCGGGCTTTGGAAAAAAAATTGTTGGTTTGCCCGAAAAACCTGTTATATTTGCACTGAAATTTTTGGAATTTCTTAAGCTTTCACCCTTGTATAAATGGGTTTACGAGACGGCATCAAAAGATTCCTTCGTCTCAATTGAAAAAGCAGAAAGGCTCCTCGGCTTCAGGCCGAAATATTCAAACAAGGATGCCCTCATCAGAAATTATAAATGGTACCTCGATAATCTGGAAACCTTTAAGGGCCAGTCGGGTGTTTCACACAGAGTTCCCTGGAAGCAGGGGGTGCTGAAAGTAGCAAAGCAGTTCTTCTAA
- a CDS encoding UMP kinase: MTKLKYKRLLLKLSGESLMGKKGHGIDPAVLDFFSTEIKKVHDIGVQIGIVIGGGNIYRGLSASEQGIDRVTGDQMGMLATVINSLALQNAMEHKGIYTRLMTAIHMEEIAEPYIRRRAIRHLEKGRVVIFGAGTGHPYFSTDTAATLRAVEIEADAILKGTRVDGIFDSDPEKNPSALRFETISYLDILKDRLKVMDLTAISLCQENDLPLIVFNMDKPDNLLKIVMGESVGTTVGN; the protein is encoded by the coding sequence ATGACAAAGCTTAAATATAAAAGACTGCTGTTGAAACTTAGCGGCGAATCGCTCATGGGAAAGAAGGGCCACGGAATTGACCCCGCGGTCCTGGATTTCTTTTCTACTGAAATTAAGAAGGTACACGATATTGGTGTTCAGATAGGTATTGTTATAGGCGGCGGAAATATTTACAGAGGCCTGAGCGCAAGCGAGCAGGGGATTGACCGTGTTACAGGCGACCAGATGGGTATGCTTGCAACAGTTATTAATTCTCTTGCACTTCAGAACGCGATGGAACATAAGGGGATCTATACAAGGCTTATGACTGCTATTCACATGGAAGAGATAGCCGAGCCTTATATAAGGCGGCGTGCAATCAGGCACCTTGAGAAGGGAAGAGTGGTTATATTCGGAGCTGGAACAGGTCATCCATATTTCTCTACTGATACGGCGGCAACCTTGAGGGCCGTTGAAATTGAAGCCGATGCAATACTCAAGGGCACCCGCGTTGACGGAATTTTCGACTCGGATCCGGAGAAAAATCCATCGGCACTGAGGTTTGAAACTATCTCCTATCTGGATATCTTAAAAGACAGGCTGAAGGTAATGGACCTTACGGCCATAAGTCTTTGCCAGGAAAATGATCTGCCTCTTATTGTATTTAATATGGATAAGCCGGACAATCTTCTTAAAATTGTGATGGGCGAATCGGTAGGTACTACAGTCGGTAATTAA
- the frr gene encoding ribosome recycling factor produces MNQTISDARQRMDKSIEAFRTEISKIRSGKATTALLDGVKVDYYGTLTPLKQMANVSVLDAHTLSITPWDRSAVQIIEKAIMTADLGLNPSSDGTNIRVPIPMLTEERRKDLMKIIKKMGEDAKVAIRNVRRDANEHLKKEQKEKKISEDDLKNMEQDIQKFTNDHTNLIDEIIKHKEKEIMEV; encoded by the coding sequence ATGAACCAAACTATTAGTGATGCCAGGCAGAGAATGGATAAATCGATTGAAGCCTTCAGAACAGAGATTTCAAAGATCCGTTCCGGTAAGGCTACTACGGCTTTGCTGGATGGAGTGAAAGTGGACTACTACGGCACATTAACCCCTTTGAAGCAGATGGCAAACGTCTCCGTACTGGATGCTCATACTCTGTCTATTACCCCCTGGGACCGTTCGGCAGTTCAGATAATTGAGAAGGCAATTATGACTGCGGATCTTGGGCTGAATCCCTCAAGTGATGGTACAAATATCAGGGTCCCAATCCCCATGCTTACTGAAGAAAGAAGAAAAGACCTGATGAAGATAATTAAGAAGATGGGTGAAGATGCCAAGGTTGCTATCCGCAACGTCCGCAGGGATGCAAACGAACACCTGAAGAAGGAACAGAAGGAAAAGAAGATTTCAGAAGATGACTTAAAGAATATGGAACAGGACATCCAGAAATTTACAAATGATCATACAAACCTGATTGACGAAATAATCAAACATAAAGAAAAAGAGATAATGGAAGTTTAA
- a CDS encoding T9SS type A sorting domain-containing protein: MKKYKVFLASFLLTAGLISSFLYFRQPEVFTNEEFSKLRIEEEREGEEEAIPGYADKMLEWYYGQRSYPSGEIPVEWREKAMKQINKNNLQLNKTASTLSWTQLGPRNIGGRVRSIAINPQDPAVMYAGSVAGGIWKTTNGGTNWFALNDHMENLSIGSLVMDPSNPDIIYAGTGEGYANIDALRGEGIFKSTDAGKSWNRLASTLTQDFYYVNKLAIDKTTNTLWAATRRGLFKSTDGGNTFTVVTGLPNSSSVHATDIVISYDSPSRIYVAFGLFNTATVYESADAGKTFQPVFTAPGNGRTVLAASASNPKVVYLSAMKLSDNTAGIMRMTKDGGASWDSLKVPGPSVSGASTYTSNQAWYDNIIAVDPQDPNTLYAGGLDFWKSTDGGRSWAQKTNWYTYSGYAYVHADHHAMAIDPNNSSNIFLGTDGGIFKSSNKGTSWTDLNNDLYITQFYYGAVDPSANKYYGGAQDNGTVKSDGTADWYEILSGDGGAVEVDYNNPNNIYMEYVDLAIYKSTNGGRSYVKAMSGIPTGGSDEWAGTSDRVEFIAPFTIDPNNPANLVAGTYRVYKTTNGASTWATISGDLTGDGTGSSGAKITTLAIAKGNSDVIYAGCSNGVVRSTADGGKTWNEKGSGLPNLNARKIAIDPKDPATAFVVFSGYSDGQKVYKTTDYGQTWKNTSGNLPNIPANCILVNPANSNSLAVGTDLGIFTSADQGISWVQNNEGLANVSVSDLDYRASDNRIFAATHGRGMFSAPWTTTTDIADEGAKSPVSFNLMQNYPNPFNPSTTIKYQIPEAANVKVTVYDLTGKQVAELVNDFKQAGHYEVTWMGRNESGQQVASGVYLYTIKAGSFTKSMKMMMMK, encoded by the coding sequence ATGAAGAAATATAAAGTTTTTCTGGCCTCTTTTCTCTTAACTGCAGGCCTTATATCATCCTTCCTTTATTTCAGGCAGCCGGAAGTTTTTACAAACGAAGAATTCAGTAAGCTGCGCATAGAGGAGGAAAGAGAAGGCGAAGAGGAGGCTATACCCGGTTATGCTGACAAAATGCTGGAATGGTACTATGGGCAGAGGTCCTATCCTTCAGGAGAAATTCCTGTTGAATGGCGTGAGAAGGCGATGAAACAGATAAATAAAAATAATCTCCAGCTTAATAAAACCGCTTCAACTCTCAGCTGGACCCAGTTAGGGCCGCGCAACATCGGAGGCAGGGTACGCAGTATTGCAATTAACCCTCAGGATCCGGCAGTTATGTATGCAGGTTCTGTTGCCGGCGGAATCTGGAAGACAACAAATGGAGGAACAAACTGGTTTGCGCTTAATGATCACATGGAAAACCTTTCCATCGGCTCACTGGTAATGGATCCTTCCAACCCGGATATTATTTATGCCGGCACAGGGGAAGGCTATGCAAATATTGATGCGTTAAGAGGAGAGGGGATTTTTAAATCCACCGATGCGGGAAAATCATGGAACCGCCTGGCCTCAACACTGACGCAGGATTTTTATTATGTCAACAAGCTTGCAATTGACAAAACAACAAACACTTTGTGGGCAGCTACAAGAAGAGGGCTTTTCAAATCAACTGACGGCGGAAACACCTTTACAGTTGTAACAGGCCTTCCTAACAGTTCAAGTGTTCACGCCACGGATATTGTAATTTCCTATGACAGTCCGTCCAGGATCTATGTGGCCTTCGGTCTTTTTAACACTGCTACTGTTTATGAGAGCGCGGATGCAGGTAAAACCTTCCAGCCGGTTTTTACGGCTCCGGGAAACGGGCGCACGGTTCTTGCCGCCTCGGCTTCAAATCCAAAGGTGGTTTATCTTTCGGCCATGAAACTCTCTGACAACACGGCAGGCATAATGCGTATGACAAAAGACGGCGGGGCAAGCTGGGACAGCCTGAAGGTGCCTGGCCCGTCGGTTTCAGGAGCTTCAACTTACACCTCCAATCAGGCGTGGTACGATAACATAATTGCCGTTGATCCGCAGGATCCGAACACCCTTTACGCAGGAGGGCTCGATTTCTGGAAATCGACCGACGGCGGCAGGAGCTGGGCACAGAAGACCAACTGGTATACTTATTCAGGCTACGCCTACGTTCATGCCGATCATCATGCAATGGCAATAGATCCTAATAACAGCAGCAATATTTTTCTGGGCACTGACGGCGGTATATTTAAGAGCTCAAACAAGGGTACTTCCTGGACTGACCTGAACAACGACCTTTATATTACGCAGTTTTATTACGGAGCCGTCGATCCATCAGCAAACAAATACTACGGCGGCGCTCAGGATAACGGAACAGTGAAGTCTGACGGCACGGCGGACTGGTATGAGATTCTCAGTGGTGACGGAGGTGCCGTTGAAGTGGATTATAACAATCCTAACAACATTTATATGGAATACGTCGACCTGGCAATTTATAAATCAACAAACGGGGGCCGCAGTTACGTTAAGGCCATGAGCGGCATCCCGACAGGAGGATCGGACGAGTGGGCGGGAACTTCAGACAGAGTGGAATTTATAGCTCCTTTTACGATTGATCCCAATAATCCGGCTAACCTGGTTGCAGGAACATACAGGGTATATAAAACTACAAACGGTGCTTCAACCTGGGCAACAATAAGCGGGGATCTTACGGGTGACGGTACGGGTTCTTCAGGCGCAAAGATCACAACATTGGCCATAGCCAAAGGGAATTCGGACGTAATATATGCCGGATGCTCAAACGGCGTTGTACGCTCGACAGCAGACGGTGGGAAAACCTGGAACGAAAAGGGATCGGGGCTTCCTAACCTTAACGCAAGAAAAATTGCAATTGATCCAAAGGACCCCGCAACGGCTTTTGTAGTATTTTCCGGATATTCAGACGGGCAGAAGGTTTATAAGACGACGGATTACGGACAGACCTGGAAGAACACCTCAGGAAACCTTCCTAACATTCCTGCTAACTGTATCCTGGTAAATCCCGCAAACAGCAATAGCCTTGCCGTTGGAACAGACCTTGGCATATTCACAAGTGCCGACCAGGGCATAAGCTGGGTGCAGAACAATGAGGGGCTGGCAAACGTATCGGTTTCGGATCTGGACTACAGGGCCTCGGATAACAGGATTTTTGCTGCAACGCACGGAAGGGGAATGTTCTCGGCTCCGTGGACAACAACTACAGACATTGCAGATGAGGGCGCAAAGTCTCCGGTGAGCTTTAACCTCATGCAGAATTATCCTAATCCGTTTAATCCTTCAACAACAATTAAGTACCAGATCCCCGAGGCTGCAAATGTTAAAGTGACGGTTTATGACCTGACCGGTAAACAGGTAGCTGAACTGGTAAATGACTTTAAGCAGGCCGGGCATTATGAGGTAACCTGGATGGGGCGTAACGAATCAGGTCAGCAGGTGGCAAGCGGAGTTTACCTTTACACAATTAAGGCAGGATCTTTTACCAAATCGATGAAGATGATGATGATGAAATAA
- a CDS encoding M24 family metallopeptidase, whose amino-acid sequence MAKFDLEKVQDILKKMNFDAWLFYDFRGSNSLAHEILNVSPEAHLTRRFFYLIPKDGTPVKIVNGIEAFHLDHLPGKKLTYSSHASLDKHLRDTLSGLKTVAMEYSPMNAIPYVSKVDAGTIEYLRTFNIDIKSSGDLISMFGALWSPEQFEENKTAARALYEIVRQAFNFIKEKTATNSKVNEFDVQQFIMNEFKKRNMVTDSDAIVAVNENSANPHYAPDSGVHKDINKGDFVLIDLWAKMNTPQAVMADITWVGYMGQEVPEKYTKIFNIVARARDAAFSLVEERFKDGREVRGFEVDDAARSVIKEAGYGDYFIHRTGHSITTETHGSGAHMDNFETRDERLILPSTSFSIEPGIYLTGDFGVRCEIDVYISPSGDVIATGEERQREIVPILK is encoded by the coding sequence ATGGCAAAATTCGACCTGGAAAAAGTTCAGGACATACTGAAAAAAATGAACTTTGATGCGTGGCTGTTTTATGACTTCAGAGGCTCCAACTCTCTGGCCCATGAAATACTTAATGTTTCTCCCGAAGCTCACCTGACCAGGAGATTCTTTTATCTTATCCCTAAGGATGGAACACCGGTTAAGATTGTAAACGGAATTGAAGCTTTCCACCTTGATCACCTGCCGGGTAAAAAGCTCACCTATTCCAGCCATGCCTCCCTGGATAAGCATTTAAGAGATACACTTTCTGGGCTCAAAACCGTTGCCATGGAGTACTCTCCGATGAATGCTATTCCTTACGTATCAAAGGTTGATGCCGGTACAATAGAGTACCTGAGGACGTTTAACATCGACATCAAAAGCTCGGGCGACCTGATCTCGATGTTCGGCGCACTCTGGAGCCCGGAGCAGTTCGAAGAGAACAAAACCGCAGCCCGCGCTCTTTATGAAATTGTAAGACAGGCATTTAATTTCATTAAGGAAAAAACTGCCACTAACTCGAAGGTAAATGAATTCGACGTCCAGCAGTTCATCATGAACGAGTTTAAGAAAAGAAATATGGTTACCGATTCGGATGCCATTGTTGCAGTTAATGAAAACAGCGCAAACCCGCACTATGCCCCGGACTCAGGCGTGCATAAGGATATAAACAAGGGCGACTTTGTTTTAATAGACCTCTGGGCTAAGATGAATACCCCACAGGCTGTAATGGCTGACATTACATGGGTCGGCTATATGGGGCAGGAAGTACCTGAAAAATACACTAAAATCTTTAACATAGTTGCCCGCGCCCGCGACGCCGCCTTCAGTCTTGTTGAAGAGCGCTTTAAGGATGGCCGTGAGGTCCGCGGATTTGAGGTGGATGACGCGGCCCGCAGCGTCATTAAAGAGGCCGGATACGGAGACTACTTTATACACAGGACAGGGCACTCAATTACAACTGAAACCCACGGGTCGGGCGCACATATGGATAACTTTGAAACCCGTGATGAAAGGCTTATTCTGCCTTCGACGTCGTTTTCAATTGAACCCGGGATTTACCTCACGGGAGATTTCGGCGTTAGATGCGAAATTGACGTCTATATTTCCCCCTCGGGCGATGTTATAGCTACCGGAGAGGAAAGACAGAGAGAAATCGTCCCTATACTCAAATAA
- the rpsB gene encoding 30S ribosomal protein S2 — MKNIDLTELIEAGAHFGHLTRRWNPKMKPYIFMEKNGIHIIDLKKTKTLINDAAESMTKLVAEGKKVMFVGTKKQAKHIIANEAKRCEQNWVSERWLGGMLTNFSTIRKSIKRLTNIEKMENDGTFDKITKKERLFLSREKDKLRKVLDGVETMTKLPGALFVVDIKKEAIAVQEAIRLNIPIFAIVDTNCDPDVADYVIPANDDAVKTIELITKVMADAVVEGLGKAKELRAQEAAEKERQRKERGEEEVEAKETVKDARPAREPRRDRRPNKETESRKR; from the coding sequence ATGAAGAACATCGATTTAACCGAACTGATCGAGGCAGGTGCTCATTTCGGGCATTTGACCCGCCGCTGGAATCCCAAAATGAAACCATATATCTTTATGGAAAAAAACGGGATTCACATCATAGACTTAAAGAAAACCAAAACTTTAATCAACGATGCCGCTGAAAGCATGACCAAACTTGTAGCCGAAGGAAAGAAAGTAATGTTCGTCGGCACAAAGAAACAGGCAAAGCACATCATAGCCAATGAAGCTAAAAGATGCGAACAGAACTGGGTCAGTGAAAGATGGCTGGGCGGCATGCTCACAAACTTCTCAACTATTCGCAAAAGTATCAAACGCCTTACAAACATCGAAAAGATGGAAAACGACGGTACTTTTGACAAGATTACCAAAAAAGAAAGACTTTTCCTTTCAAGGGAAAAAGATAAATTAAGAAAAGTACTCGACGGTGTGGAAACAATGACAAAGCTGCCAGGCGCACTTTTTGTCGTTGATATCAAAAAAGAGGCAATTGCCGTACAGGAAGCCATCAGGCTCAATATCCCGATCTTTGCTATCGTGGATACCAACTGCGATCCTGATGTTGCTGATTATGTAATTCCTGCCAATGATGATGCAGTCAAGACAATTGAACTGATCACTAAGGTTATGGCTGATGCTGTGGTTGAAGGACTTGGAAAAGCCAAGGAACTCAGAGCCCAGGAAGCAGCCGAAAAGGAAAGACAGAGAAAAGAACGCGGCGAGGAAGAAGTTGAAGCCAAGGAAACAGTAAAAGACGCCAGACCGGCCAGAGAACCAAGACGCGACAGACGTCCTAATAAAGAAACCGAATCAAGGAAAAGGTAA
- a CDS encoding deoxyhypusine synthase: MAEKKDYLKETIQHFDIKQNNVVPIVEAMEKMAFSARDLNRAARIYDMMLKEKDCTVFLTLAGSIFSAGLKKVVFDLVNNNMVDAIVSTGALIVDQDFFEALGFKHYIGTKWVNDNEMRDLAIDRIYDTFIDEDELRICDETIGKIADSLEPRPYSSREFIYEMGRYLENNGGPKCDDSVVYAAYKKNVPIFVPAFSDCSAGFGFVMHQTKNPDKHVSIDSAKDFLELTQVKMSSKESSIFMIGGGVPKNFTQDIVVAADILQGSAPMHKYAVQITVADERDGALSGSTLKEASSWGKVETTYEQMVYAEATIAMPLITGYAYHKGSWKERKPKEHQKLFMKQPQQA; the protein is encoded by the coding sequence ATGGCAGAGAAAAAAGACTATCTCAAAGAAACAATTCAACACTTCGACATAAAGCAAAACAACGTGGTTCCGATCGTGGAAGCTATGGAGAAAATGGCTTTCTCAGCACGCGACCTTAACCGCGCAGCCAGAATATACGACATGATGCTGAAGGAAAAGGACTGCACAGTATTCCTTACACTGGCTGGAAGTATATTCTCGGCAGGGCTTAAGAAAGTTGTCTTTGACCTCGTCAATAACAACATGGTCGATGCCATTGTTTCTACGGGTGCTCTGATCGTGGATCAGGACTTTTTCGAAGCACTTGGCTTCAAGCATTACATCGGTACCAAGTGGGTTAACGACAACGAAATGAGAGATCTCGCAATTGACAGAATTTATGATACTTTCATCGACGAAGATGAATTAAGAATTTGCGACGAAACCATTGGCAAAATTGCCGACTCTCTTGAACCGCGCCCTTATTCTTCACGTGAATTCATCTATGAAATGGGCCGCTACCTGGAAAACAACGGCGGGCCAAAGTGCGATGATTCTGTGGTCTACGCAGCTTACAAGAAAAATGTTCCGATCTTTGTTCCTGCTTTCAGTGACTGCTCTGCAGGCTTCGGATTTGTAATGCATCAGACAAAAAACCCCGACAAGCACGTTTCCATCGACTCAGCAAAGGATTTTCTTGAACTTACACAGGTCAAGATGAGTTCAAAGGAAAGCTCAATTTTCATGATCGGCGGCGGTGTTCCGAAAAACTTCACACAGGATATTGTTGTGGCTGCAGACATCCTTCAGGGATCGGCCCCGATGCACAAGTATGCTGTTCAGATTACAGTTGCAGATGAACGTGACGGAGCACTTTCAGGTTCGACCCTCAAAGAAGCCAGCTCATGGGGCAAAGTTGAAACCACTTACGAGCAGATGGTTTATGCAGAGGCTACAATTGCAATGCCTTTAATTACAGGCTACGCATACCACAAAGGCTCATGGAAAGAAAGAAAGCCAAAAGAACACCAGAAGCTTTTTATGAAGCAGCCCCAGCAAGCCTAA
- a CDS encoding DUF4412 domain-containing protein: MKKVTMLFFAVSILLAPGGLSSILAQDEKFEGTVEMTIKGKKSDNDIKYYAKGDMARVEMGDNAGKQTSLPLQGTVIFKNDKMFILMPSRKTYVEKDLNITNKLNELSRRENLDSRITKTSDEKDILGHKAAKWTVKTNSGEIELWSTQELGNFIFFQNEDSSSYPGWFQKVTAGGFFPLLVIQKDLNGDEINRLEVKDVKKESVDSKYFEIPEDYKRTEGSQRTGRERK, encoded by the coding sequence ATGAAAAAAGTAACGATGTTATTTTTTGCCGTGAGCATCCTGCTGGCACCAGGTGGATTAAGCAGCATTCTTGCACAGGATGAAAAATTCGAGGGTACTGTTGAGATGACTATAAAGGGAAAAAAATCCGATAACGACATTAAGTACTACGCCAAAGGTGATATGGCAAGGGTTGAGATGGGGGATAATGCCGGTAAGCAGACCAGCCTTCCACTTCAGGGAACGGTGATCTTTAAGAACGATAAGATGTTTATACTTATGCCCTCAAGGAAGACTTATGTGGAAAAAGACCTTAATATCACGAACAAATTGAATGAATTAAGCCGCAGGGAAAATCTTGACAGCAGGATAACAAAAACTTCTGATGAAAAAGACATACTGGGCCATAAGGCCGCAAAGTGGACCGTTAAGACCAACAGCGGCGAAATTGAGCTCTGGAGCACTCAGGAACTGGGCAACTTCATTTTCTTCCAGAATGAGGATTCCTCAAGCTATCCGGGGTGGTTTCAGAAGGTGACGGCAGGAGGCTTTTTCCCGCTTTTAGTCATACAAAAGGACTTAAACGGAGATGAGATCAACCGTCTTGAGGTAAAAGACGTAAAAAAGGAATCGGTAGACAGCAAATATTTTGAGATCCCGGAGGACTACAAAAGGACAGAAGGTAGCCAGAGAACCGGGCGCGAAAGGAAATAA
- the rpsI gene encoding 30S ribosomal protein S9 — translation MVDNIYVGRRKTAVARVILRNGNGKITVNDKEFERAFSLETHRDDILAPFKVTDTLGKYDVIANVQGGGTTGQAQAVRLGIARALEAINPEYRPAMKAEGYLTRDPRMVERKKYGRPKARKRFQFSKR, via the coding sequence ATGGTGGATAACATTTACGTCGGTCGTAGAAAAACCGCAGTTGCCAGGGTTATTTTAAGAAATGGTAATGGAAAAATTACCGTTAACGACAAGGAATTTGAACGTGCTTTCTCCCTTGAAACACACAGGGATGATATCTTAGCCCCATTTAAGGTCACAGATACACTGGGCAAATATGATGTCATTGCCAACGTTCAGGGCGGCGGTACAACAGGGCAGGCACAGGCTGTCAGGTTGGGTATTGCAAGAGCTTTGGAAGCAATTAATCCTGAATACCGTCCGGCAATGAAGGCTGAAGGCTATCTGACACGTGACCCCAGAATGGTTGAACGTAAGAAGTACGGCAGACCTAAGGCAAGAAAGAGATTCCAGTTCTCTAAGAGATAA
- the rplM gene encoding 50S ribosomal protein L13: MTRFISTENAAKKWYVVDAKDQVLGRLAARIARVIRGKEKAIFTPNADTGDFVVVVNADQVKMTGKRELQKTYFHYSGYPGGAKIRSFEELVQKDPEFVIQHAVKGMLPKNRLGKKLIKKLKVYAGEKHPHEAQKPETLSL; this comes from the coding sequence ATGACCAGATTTATCAGCACAGAGAACGCTGCTAAAAAATGGTACGTAGTAGATGCCAAGGATCAGGTCTTAGGCAGATTGGCAGCCAGGATAGCCCGCGTTATCAGAGGCAAGGAAAAGGCAATCTTCACTCCTAATGCCGACACGGGTGATTTCGTAGTTGTCGTCAATGCCGATCAGGTTAAGATGACTGGCAAAAGGGAGTTGCAGAAAACATACTTCCATTACTCAGGATATCCAGGCGGTGCTAAAATCAGAAGTTTTGAGGAATTAGTACAGAAAGATCCTGAATTTGTCATTCAGCATGCTGTTAAAGGGATGCTCCCGAAGAACAGATTAGGCAAGAAATTAATAAAGAAGCTTAAAGTATATGCGGGCGAAAAACATCCGCATGAAGCTCAGAAACCAGAGACATTAAGTTTATAA
- a CDS encoding elongation factor Ts, giving the protein MEISAEQVKSLREKTGAGMMDCKKALTEAAGDFDKAIEVLRKKGASVAAKRAERTANEGLVLTYVSDDKKTAVMVEVNCETDFVAKSDDFQNFAKFVLDTIVKNKPSNVEALLSISSDGKAVAQELENLIGKIGEKITVTRFVIETSADGAVVDYVHHGSKLGVLVRVDKIGQGDLNEMVGIMKDVAMQVAAMKPGFVYREEVPKETIDKEIEIYKELSRKEGKPEQILEKIAVGKLNKYYQENCLYEQAFIKDNTKAVSDLFKEYNKKYSTEARLVLFHRYHLSDEKK; this is encoded by the coding sequence ATGGAAATTAGTGCAGAACAAGTCAAATCATTGAGAGAAAAAACCGGTGCAGGTATGATGGACTGCAAGAAAGCCCTTACCGAAGCCGCCGGCGATTTCGACAAGGCAATTGAAGTCCTCAGAAAGAAAGGTGCTTCTGTTGCAGCAAAGAGAGCTGAAAGAACAGCTAACGAAGGCCTTGTGCTTACTTACGTTTCAGACGACAAGAAGACTGCCGTAATGGTAGAAGTTAACTGCGAAACTGACTTTGTGGCCAAGAGTGATGACTTCCAGAACTTTGCAAAGTTTGTTCTTGATACAATAGTTAAAAATAAACCTTCCAACGTAGAGGCATTGCTCTCAATCAGCAGCGACGGCAAAGCAGTAGCGCAGGAACTTGAAAACCTGATCGGAAAGATCGGAGAGAAGATCACTGTAACACGCTTTGTTATTGAAACCTCAGCTGACGGCGCCGTAGTTGACTATGTGCACCATGGTTCAAAACTTGGTGTTTTAGTACGCGTCGACAAGATCGGCCAGGGCGACCTGAATGAAATGGTTGGCATAATGAAAGATGTTGCCATGCAGGTTGCAGCTATGAAGCCGGGCTTCGTCTACAGGGAAGAAGTTCCAAAGGAAACTATTGATAAGGAAATCGAAATCTACAAGGAGCTTTCAAGAAAAGAAGGCAAACCGGAACAGATTCTCGAGAAAATTGCTGTGGGTAAGCTGAACAAGTATTATCAGGAAAACTGCCTCTATGAACAGGCGTTTATAAAAGATAATACGAAAGCGGTCAGTGACCTCTTCAAGGAATACAACAAAAAGTACTCCACTGAAGCACGGCTCGTTTTGTTCCACAGATATCATTTGAGTGACGAAAAGAAGTAA